One genomic region from Muriicola soli encodes:
- the rpsQ gene encoding 30S ribosomal protein S17 produces the protein MEKRNLRKERVGVVTSDRMEKSIVVSEVKRVKHPMYGKFVLRTKKYVAHDETNDCKIGDTVKIMETRPLSKTKCWRLVEILERAK, from the coding sequence ATGGAAAAAAGAAATTTAAGAAAAGAACGAGTAGGCGTTGTAACCAGCGACAGAATGGAGAAATCAATTGTGGTTTCTGAAGTAAAGCGGGTAAAGCATCCTATGTATGGTAAGTTCGTATTGCGGACAAAGAAATATGTTGCACACGATGAAACCAACGATTGCAAGATTGGCGATACTGTAAAGATCATGGAAACCAGACCTTTGAGTAAGACCAAATGCTGGAGATTGGTAGAAATCCTTGAAAGAGCTAAATAA
- the rplV gene encoding 50S ribosomal protein L22, which produces MGVRKKQMAERIKAEKKELAFAKLNNCPTSPRKMRLVADLVRGAEVEKALAILRFNPKEASRRLEKLLLSAIANWQAKNEDADVEEADLYVKEIRVDSGRMLKRLRPAPQGRAHRIRKRSNHVTLVVGANNNTEA; this is translated from the coding sequence ATGGGAGTTCGAAAAAAACAGATGGCCGAAAGAATAAAGGCAGAGAAGAAAGAGCTGGCCTTTGCGAAATTGAACAACTGCCCTACATCGCCTCGTAAGATGCGACTGGTTGCTGACCTTGTAAGGGGTGCTGAGGTTGAGAAGGCATTAGCTATTCTCAGGTTCAATCCCAAGGAAGCGTCCAGAAGGCTGGAGAAGTTATTGCTGTCTGCTATAGCAAACTGGCAGGCCAAGAACGAGGATGCTGATGTTGAAGAAGCAGATCTTTACGTGAAGGAAATTCGCGTCGATTCAGGCAGAATGCTAAAGCGCCTCAGACCTGCACCACAGGGAAGGGCACACAGAATAAGAAAACGTTCAAACCATGTAACCTTGGTTGTAGGCGCTAACAATAATACAGAAGCTTAG
- the rpsC gene encoding 30S ribosomal protein S3 gives MGQKTNPIGNRLGIIRGWESNWYGGNDYGDKLAEDDKIRKYINARLAKASVSRVIIERTLKLITVTITTARPGIIIGKGGQEVDKLKEELKKITDKEVQINIFEIKRPEVDANLVAASIARQIENRISYRRAIKMAIAAAMRMNAEGIKIMISGRLNGAEMARSESYKEGRIPLSTFRADIDYAMEEAHTTYGRLGIKVWIMKGEVYGKRDLSPLVGMSKGSGKDKSDAGRKRRRK, from the coding sequence ATGGGACAAAAGACAAATCCAATAGGAAACCGACTGGGTATTATCAGGGGATGGGAATCTAACTGGTACGGAGGTAATGACTACGGAGATAAACTTGCTGAGGATGATAAGATCAGAAAGTATATCAACGCACGTTTGGCTAAGGCCAGTGTTTCCAGGGTCATCATTGAAAGAACTCTGAAGTTGATCACCGTTACCATCACCACAGCAAGACCCGGGATCATCATCGGAAAGGGTGGCCAGGAAGTGGATAAATTGAAGGAGGAGCTTAAAAAGATTACAGATAAAGAGGTTCAGATCAACATTTTTGAGATCAAGAGACCTGAAGTTGATGCCAACCTGGTTGCAGCGAGTATCGCACGACAGATTGAAAACAGGATCTCCTACAGAAGAGCCATTAAAATGGCAATTGCTGCGGCAATGAGGATGAATGCTGAGGGGATTAAAATTATGATCTCCGGCCGATTGAACGGAGCTGAAATGGCGCGATCAGAATCTTATAAAGAAGGACGTATTCCTTTGTCTACTTTCAGGGCTGATATTGATTACGCCATGGAAGAGGCGCATACGACTTATGGCCGTTTGGGGATCAAAGTATGGATAATGAAAGGAGAAGTTTACGGAAAAAGAGATCTGTCTCCTTTAGTTGGAATGTCTAAAGGTTCGGGGAAAGATAAATCCGATGCCGGAAGAAAACGAAGAAGAAAATAA
- the rpmC gene encoding 50S ribosomal protein L29 — protein sequence MKQSEINELSVEELKEKMSDFKRKHADLKMAHAVTPLENPLQLRQVKKTVARLATELTKRENQ from the coding sequence ATGAAACAGTCAGAAATAAACGAGTTGTCGGTAGAGGAATTAAAGGAAAAAATGTCCGATTTCAAAAGGAAACATGCCGATTTGAAAATGGCTCACGCTGTAACACCACTTGAAAATCCTCTTCAGCTGAGGCAGGTGAAGAAAACAGTAGCTAGACTAGCCACAGAATTAACAAAAAGGGAAAACCAATAA
- the rplP gene encoding 50S ribosomal protein L16 — MLQPKRTKFRKAQKGRMKGNSGRGHQLSNGMFGIKSLDSSFITSRQIEAARIAATRYMKRQGQLWIKIFPDKPITKKPLEVRMGKGKGAPEYFVAVVKPGRIMFEVAGVPMDIAQEALRLAAQKLPVKTKFIVARDYEAA, encoded by the coding sequence ATGTTACAGCCGAAAAGAACCAAGTTTCGAAAAGCACAGAAAGGCCGTATGAAGGGAAATTCCGGAAGAGGCCACCAGCTCTCTAATGGGATGTTTGGAATTAAATCATTGGATTCCAGCTTTATTACTTCACGTCAGATCGAGGCAGCGAGGATTGCTGCAACCCGATATATGAAAAGACAAGGCCAGCTTTGGATCAAGATATTTCCGGATAAGCCTATTACCAAAAAGCCCCTCGAGGTAAGGATGGGTAAAGGTAAAGGTGCGCCAGAATACTTTGTAGCCGTCGTAAAGCCGGGAAGAATCATGTTCGAAGTAGCAGGGGTTCCTATGGATATAGCTCAGGAAGCACTCAGGCTTGCTGCTCAGAAATTACCGGTGAAAACGAAATTTATTGTGGCAAGGGATTACGAAGCCGCTTAA